Proteins encoded within one genomic window of Microcebus murinus isolate Inina chromosome 8, M.murinus_Inina_mat1.0, whole genome shotgun sequence:
- the SPP2 gene encoding secreted phosphoprotein 24 isoform X3 has translation MGRMAMKMLVVLALGTSYWSCSGFPVYDYDPSSLREALRASVAKVNSQSLSPHLFRAFRSSLKRVEVLDESNLIMSLEFSVRETTCGRDSGEDPSTCPFQGSYFSMIFGDMLGSHTWRNSYPFGLVSDESRIGQFYDRSLEIMRRVLPPGNRRYPNYRHRARINAGLE, from the exons ATGGGGAGGATGGCGATGAAGATGCTGGTTGTGCTTGCTCTTGGGACGAGCTACTGGTCCTGCTCAG GGTTCCCCGTGTACGACTATGACCCGTCCTCCCTGAGGGAGGCCCTCAGGGCCTCTGTGGCGAAAGTGAACTCCCAGTCCCTGAGTCCGCACCTGTTCCGGGCGTTCAGAAGCTCACTGAAAAGA GTGGAGGTCCTGGATGAGAGCAATTTGATCATGAGTTTAGAGTTCAGCGTTCGAGAAACTACGTGCGGGAGAGATTCTGGAGAAGATCCTTCCACGTGTCCCTTCCAAGGCAGCTACTTCTCG ATGATTTTCGGGGACATGTTAGGATCTCATACGTGGAGAAATAGTTATCCATTTG GTCTCGTTTCTGATGAATCCAGAATCGGACAATTTTACGATCGGTCCCTTG AGATCATGAGAAGGGTCCTTCCTCCTGGAAACAGACGGTACCCGAACTACCGGCACAGAGCAAGAATAAATGCTGGCCTTGAGTGA
- the SPP2 gene encoding secreted phosphoprotein 24 isoform X2, with protein MGRMAMKMLVVLALGTSYWSCSGFPVYDYDPSSLREALRASVAKVNSQSLSPHLFRAFRSSLKRVEVLDESNLIMSLEFSVRETTCGRDSGEDPSTCPFQGSYFSPTAVCRSAVQVSAEQVRAVRARCSWAAASSASASESLSSEEMIFGDMLGSHTWRNSYPFEIMRRVLPPGNRRYPNYRHRARINAGLE; from the exons ATGGGGAGGATGGCGATGAAGATGCTGGTTGTGCTTGCTCTTGGGACGAGCTACTGGTCCTGCTCAG GGTTCCCCGTGTACGACTATGACCCGTCCTCCCTGAGGGAGGCCCTCAGGGCCTCTGTGGCGAAAGTGAACTCCCAGTCCCTGAGTCCGCACCTGTTCCGGGCGTTCAGAAGCTCACTGAAAAGA GTGGAGGTCCTGGATGAGAGCAATTTGATCATGAGTTTAGAGTTCAGCGTTCGAGAAACTACGTGCGGGAGAGATTCTGGAGAAGATCCTTCCACGTGTCCCTTCCAAGGCAGCTACTTCTCG CCAACAGCCGTCTGCAGGAGTGCCGTGCAGGTGTCGGCCGAGCAGGTGCGGGCCGTGCGGGCTCGCTGCAGCTGGGCGGCCGCATCCTCGGCGTCGGCGTCCGAGTCCCTCAGCAGCGAGGAG ATGATTTTCGGGGACATGTTAGGATCTCATACGTGGAGAAATAGTTATCCATTTG AGATCATGAGAAGGGTCCTTCCTCCTGGAAACAGACGGTACCCGAACTACCGGCACAGAGCAAGAATAAATGCTGGCCTTGAGTGA
- the SPP2 gene encoding secreted phosphoprotein 24 isoform X1, translated as MGRMAMKMLVVLALGTSYWSCSGFPVYDYDPSSLREALRASVAKVNSQSLSPHLFRAFRSSLKRVEVLDESNLIMSLEFSVRETTCGRDSGEDPSTCPFQGSYFSPTAVCRSAVQVSAEQVRAVRARCSWAAASSASASESLSSEEMIFGDMLGSHTWRNSYPFGLVSDESRIGQFYDRSLEIMRRVLPPGNRRYPNYRHRARINAGLE; from the exons ATGGGGAGGATGGCGATGAAGATGCTGGTTGTGCTTGCTCTTGGGACGAGCTACTGGTCCTGCTCAG GGTTCCCCGTGTACGACTATGACCCGTCCTCCCTGAGGGAGGCCCTCAGGGCCTCTGTGGCGAAAGTGAACTCCCAGTCCCTGAGTCCGCACCTGTTCCGGGCGTTCAGAAGCTCACTGAAAAGA GTGGAGGTCCTGGATGAGAGCAATTTGATCATGAGTTTAGAGTTCAGCGTTCGAGAAACTACGTGCGGGAGAGATTCTGGAGAAGATCCTTCCACGTGTCCCTTCCAAGGCAGCTACTTCTCG CCAACAGCCGTCTGCAGGAGTGCCGTGCAGGTGTCGGCCGAGCAGGTGCGGGCCGTGCGGGCTCGCTGCAGCTGGGCGGCCGCATCCTCGGCGTCGGCGTCCGAGTCCCTCAGCAGCGAGGAG ATGATTTTCGGGGACATGTTAGGATCTCATACGTGGAGAAATAGTTATCCATTTG GTCTCGTTTCTGATGAATCCAGAATCGGACAATTTTACGATCGGTCCCTTG AGATCATGAGAAGGGTCCTTCCTCCTGGAAACAGACGGTACCCGAACTACCGGCACAGAGCAAGAATAAATGCTGGCCTTGAGTGA